Proteins found in one Kangiella sediminilitoris genomic segment:
- a CDS encoding electron transfer flavoprotein-ubiquinone oxidoreductase has translation MEREFMEFDVVIVGAGPSGLSAAIKLRQLAQENDQELMVCVVEKGSEVGAHILSGAVVEPRAIDELIPDWKEKGAPLNTKVTGDSIYLMKNEEKATKVPNFFVPKTMHNSGNYIISLGNLCRWLAEQAEALGVEIFPGFAAAEVLYNDDGSVKGIATGDMGIGKDGEKKDGYMPGMELHAKYTLFAEGCRGHLGKDLISKFDLDKDCEAQHYGLGIKELWKVPAEQHQEGLVVHSAGWPLSESGSAGGGFLYHIEDNQIAVGLITDLSYSNPHVSPFHEFQRFKHQREIKKFLQGGERISYGARAITKGGLQSQPKMSFPGGLLIGDNAGTLNFAKIKGTHTAMKSGMIAAETVIKAISEERNNQDLTEYADNYKASWAWKELHQQRNFGPAQHKWGNFIGSAYAFIDINIFNGKLPWTLSDPKPDYSGMKPADECKKIEYPKPDGKLSFDKLSSVFISNTNHEEDQPVHLKLTDKNIPIEVNLEKYDEPAQRYCPAGVYEVVRDDDGNNPQFVINAQNCVHCKTCDIKDPSQNITWVTPEGAGGPNYPNM, from the coding sequence GTGGAACGCGAATTTATGGAGTTTGATGTCGTGATTGTCGGTGCTGGCCCTTCAGGTCTGTCAGCGGCCATCAAATTACGCCAACTAGCCCAGGAGAATGATCAGGAGCTAATGGTTTGTGTGGTTGAAAAAGGTTCTGAAGTTGGAGCTCATATCCTGTCGGGTGCAGTAGTAGAGCCGAGAGCAATCGATGAGCTAATTCCTGACTGGAAAGAAAAAGGTGCGCCACTTAATACTAAAGTCACTGGCGACTCCATCTATCTAATGAAAAACGAAGAAAAAGCCACCAAAGTCCCAAACTTTTTCGTTCCTAAAACCATGCACAACTCTGGTAATTACATTATCAGTCTAGGTAACCTATGCCGTTGGCTTGCGGAACAGGCTGAAGCCCTTGGCGTTGAAATCTTCCCGGGTTTTGCTGCAGCGGAAGTGCTTTATAACGACGATGGTTCTGTTAAAGGTATCGCTACCGGCGACATGGGCATTGGAAAAGATGGTGAAAAGAAAGATGGCTATATGCCAGGAATGGAACTTCACGCAAAATATACCCTCTTCGCTGAAGGTTGCCGTGGTCACCTGGGTAAAGACCTGATCTCTAAGTTTGATTTAGATAAAGATTGCGAAGCTCAGCATTATGGACTTGGCATTAAAGAGTTATGGAAAGTTCCAGCAGAGCAGCATCAGGAAGGCTTAGTAGTTCATTCGGCTGGTTGGCCTCTGAGTGAGTCAGGTTCAGCAGGTGGCGGCTTCCTCTACCATATTGAAGACAACCAGATTGCAGTAGGTCTGATTACTGACCTATCATACTCCAATCCTCACGTAAGCCCTTTTCATGAGTTTCAGCGCTTCAAGCACCAGAGAGAAATTAAGAAATTCCTTCAGGGAGGCGAGCGGATCTCATATGGCGCCCGAGCCATCACAAAAGGTGGTCTTCAGTCGCAGCCAAAAATGTCCTTCCCCGGAGGTTTATTAATAGGTGACAACGCAGGCACCCTGAACTTCGCTAAAATCAAAGGGACTCATACAGCTATGAAGTCCGGTATGATTGCTGCGGAGACAGTTATTAAAGCAATTTCAGAAGAGCGCAATAATCAGGATTTAACTGAATACGCAGACAATTACAAAGCTTCATGGGCGTGGAAGGAGTTGCACCAGCAAAGAAACTTCGGTCCTGCACAGCATAAATGGGGCAACTTCATTGGTTCGGCCTACGCCTTTATTGATATCAATATTTTTAATGGCAAGTTACCGTGGACCTTAAGTGATCCAAAACCAGATTACTCTGGAATGAAACCCGCTGACGAATGCAAAAAAATTGAGTATCCAAAGCCTGATGGAAAGCTCTCCTTCGATAAACTATCTTCAGTATTTATTTCCAATACAAACCACGAAGAAGATCAGCCTGTTCACTTAAAACTGACTGATAAAAATATTCCGATCGAAGTAAATCTAGAAAAATACGATGAGCCAGCTCAACGCTACTGCCCTGCTGGTGTTTACGAAGTTGTACGAGATGATGACGGGAACAATCCACAGTTTGTGATTAATGCTCAGAACTGTGTTCACTGTAAAACCTGTGATATCAAGGATCCGAGTCAGAATATCACTTGGGTAACACCTGAGGGTGCCGGTGGACCAAATTATCCAAATATGTAA